The following proteins come from a genomic window of Daphnia carinata strain CSIRO-1 chromosome 8, CSIRO_AGI_Dcar_HiC_V3, whole genome shotgun sequence:
- the LOC130700470 gene encoding GPN-loop GTPase 1-like: protein MATAKTEDDAAAGTNLLKRHKKPVCLIILGMAGSGKTTFVQQLTSRLHTKEKPPYVINLDPACREVPYPVNIDIRDTVNYKEVMKQYSLGPNGGIVTSLNLFATKFDQVIKLVEKRSENTDIAIFDTPGQIEVFTWSASGTIITETLAALFPTIVVYVMDTVRSVSPVTFMSNMLYACSILYKLKLPFIIVMNKIDVVKHDYALEWMTDFDAFELALSSDSSYNANLSRSLSLTLDEFYKDLTTVGFSAVTGEGFDEFLAAVDSAVVEYETDYCPEHDRLQKLQAEARSKDKTRQKDKFGSDFQETNQRLGITTGRYVSQSNEILLRSHAVGGESSSDDEREGRPGDDDDEDDRIGHQSFKNFLEEQKKKQQSKSNSASS, encoded by the exons ATGGCGACAGCAAAAACGGAAGATGATGCCGCAGCTGGTACAAATTTATTGAAGAGGCATAAAAAACCGGTCTGTTTAATTATTTTGGGAATGGCTGGTTCAGGGAAAACAACCTTTGTTCAACAGCTAACATCTCGTTTGCATACCAAGGAAAAACCACCGTATGTAATCAATTTAGATCCAGCTTGTAGGGAAGTTCCTTATCCAGTGAACATTGACATAAGAGACACCGTCAATTATAAG GAAGTAATGAAACAATATTCTCTTGGGCCTAATGGAGGAATCGTGACTTCACTCAATCTGTTTGCAACCAAATTTGATCAAGTTATAAAACTGGTGGAGAAGAGATCTGAGAACACAGACATAGCCATTTTTGATACACCAGGCCAGATAGAAGTTTTCACTTGGTCTGCATCTGGAACCATCATCACAGAGACATTGGCTGCTCTTTTTCCAACCATAGTGGTCTATGTCATGGATACTGTCAGAAGTGTTAGCCCTGTAACATTCATGTCCAACATGCTATATGCCTGTTCCATTCTCTATAAACTGAAACTTCCATTTATTATAGTCATGAACAAG atTGATGTTGTGAAGCATGACTATGCCCTGGAGTGGATGACAGACTTTGACGCATTTGAATTGGCTTTGAGCAGTGATAGCAGCTATAATGCTAATCTATCGCGGTCGCTGTCTTTGACTTTAGATGAATTCTATAAGGATCTCACTACCGTCGGATTTTCTGCTGTGACTGGAGAAGGATTCGATGAATTTCTTGCAGCAGTCGATTCCGCCGTTGTCGAATACGAAAC tGATTACTGTCCAGAACATGATCGATTACAGAAACTTCAAGCCGAAGCGCGTTCCAAAGATAAGACTCGCCAAAAAGATAAGTTTGGAAGCGATTTCCAGGAAACAAATCAGAGGCTGGGGATTACCACTGGACGATATGTCAGCCAGAGTAACGAGATACTGTTACGCAGCCACGCGGTGGGTGGAGAGTCTAGTAGCGATGATGAGCGTGAGGGACGTCCTGGAGATGACGATG ATGAAGATGACAGAATTGGCCATCAatctttcaaaaattttttggaagaacaaaagaagaagcaacAATCCAAGTCAAATAGCGCTTCGTCATGA
- the LOC130700471 gene encoding GPN-loop GTPase 3-like — protein MRYAQIVIGPAGSGKSTYCAEMQRHGQANRRNIHIVNLDPAAEAFDYKPEIDIRDLIHVDDAMEDEEMHFGPNGGLVFCMEFLLENLPWLEDQLGDDDDDYYIFDCPGQIELYTHLNVMKKLMEALESWDFRLCAVFLLDSHFMINAASFISGTMAALSAMTCLEVAFVNVLSKIDLLSKESRKQLDRFLEPDAKDLCADDSSPIYSKWRERHRYLTEAIGRVLEDYSLVKFAPLNIRDEDSLANILFTVDNCIQYGEDRDVKMEDFDPPEDEEEGNDDGYEEGRG, from the exons ATGAGATATGCCCAGATTGTTATTGGTCCAGCCGGTAGTGGAAAG TCGACATACTGTGCTGAGATGCAGCGACATGGACAAGCCAACCGACGAAACATACACATTGTCAACTTAGATCCCGCAGCTGAGGCGTTTGATTACAAGCCGGAGATCGATATCCGTGATCTTATTCACGTGGATGACGCAATGGAAGATGAAGAAATGCATTTTGGACCGAATGGCGGTCTTGTTTTTTGCATGGAGTTCCTTCTCGAGAACTTACCGTGGCTAGAAGACCAACTTGgagatgatgacgatgattaCTATATTTTTGATTGTCCTGGCCAAATTGAGTTATATACGCACCTAAACGTTATGAAGAAACTGATGGAGGCATTAGAATCATGGGATTTTAGACTGTGCGCCGTCTTTCTCTTAGATAGTCATTTCATGATAAATGCTGCATCATTTATATCTGGAACCATGGCCGCTTTAAGTGCAATGACCTGCCTTGAAGTGGCTTTCGTCAATGTTTTAAGCAAAATTGATCTACTCAGCAAAGAAAGCAGAAAGCAATTAGATAG GTTTTTGGAGCCAGACGCGAAAGATTTGTGCGCGGATGACTCATCTCCGATTTATTCGAAATGGCGAGAACGGCATCGATATCTTACGGAAGCGATTGGCCGTGTTTTGGAGGATTACTCACTAGTCAAATTCGCACCTCTTAACATTAGAGACGAAGACAGCCTTGCGAACATTTTGTTTACGGTAGACAACTGCATTCAGTATGGAGAAGACAG GGATGTTAAAATGGAAGATTTCGATCCTCCCgaggacgaagaagagggcaatgaTGATGGTTACGAAGAAGGGCGTGGATAA